The stretch of DNA AGAGCcccggagcggcggcggggcagtGCCCGCACAGCGGCTCGCAGGCGCCGCGggagcgggccggggccgccgggtGGCGGCGGGAGAGGGGCGTCCCAGAGGGCGGGGGGGGAATGGGGCGGACGAGACCCGGCCGGCAACGCGAGCCCCACCTaccccggccgccgccgccgccgcctcccggtGCCGGGCCTgggccgccgctgccgcccacCACGTGACCGGCGGAGGGGGCGGGCGCCCCGCCAGGCGCTTCCGGGTGCGGGGCGGAGGGCGCGCGGGCGCTTCCGGCGGCCGAACAATGCGGTTCCGAGTCGCCGTCCTgggctgcggcggcggctgTAGGTCCcggcgggccggcggggcgggggcggcggccccGGAGCGGGGTCCGGAACGGGCCGCGActcccgctgcccccgccgccgccgcctctgCCGCGGGCCGGGTtcggcgggcggcccggcccggccgggggcgcggcggggcgcggggccgcccgggGGGCGCGGCTGGCGGCCGGGCCAggcccggcgcgggggcggcgcgACCCCAGGCCCGGGCGGCGGCTCACGGCGGCTCTCCTCCCCTCTCTAGGTCCGTAGCCGGAGGCCGCGGCGTGCGCTGCGGCAAGAGCGGCCGCGGGTGCCAGCGGGGGGACGCGGCCCGGCGCTACAGGTAcctgccccttcccttccctgcggcggggccgggcgcggggcggcgggagcgggagcAGGCGGCCTGCCGCCGCCTTTGCAGAGAACTTCGCGTTCGGGCGCCGTTTGTAACAGCGGCGCGGGCACTCGGCCGAACTCTCCTGGAGGGAGCATCGCCTTCCCGGTTATCGGGAGTACGGAGCTCTCCTGGAGCATCGCTTTCTTGGCTATTTGGAAGCAGGGAGCTCTCCTGGAGCATCACTTTCCCGGCTATTGGGAAGCACGGGGCCGGGAGCCGGTGGCCGGCCGCGGGCAGTAACGGCGGCGACAGCACCTGCTTCTAGCGGGGGGCTCCCGGCCTGTGGGGTGCGGCCAGCTGGGGGGAGGCTGCgtctgcccccctccccagaaaGAGGGCTTGGGGGTCATTTGagggctttttcttctttaccttttttttttttcccttggggaTCAGTAGTAGTGGAAGCTGAACAAGTGCCAAGGCAAGTCTCTTCTCTCTTTGGCTTCTTACGATGTGGCTCTTGCAAACCGCCCGGGAGGGCTGAGTGGCTGGAATAGCTGTGCCAGCTTAACGGCGCAGGGTCATGGCACCTTGGCGAGGGCCCTGTAACTGCATTTGTGTTGTAGTAGCCCAAGGCAGAGAACACAGGCTTACCAGTAGGCTTCCTTTGTCACCtctaagagaaaacaaagaaactgtTTGGTAATGCCTGAAATTCGCTGAAGATACTTCGTGGAGatctgttgctgctgttcatGTCTGCCAAAGGCTACTGCCTCATAAAGTTAAACTTTTTGCCCTAGGAATGTGTATGAGTCAGGCAGTGCTGAAGACAGGATGACTGCAACTGGCAGATCTATTTTCTGTAGATTCAGCAGAACTGGTTGTACTGCGGAACGATGCTACCCCTGTTTCAGAACTTTCCATGGCCCCTCGTTTCTGAAGGCTTCTGAAATCCTTCAGCAATTTTTTCATGCCATACACTGGAAGATATACTTGATCCAAATGATAACTGATCATCAAATTAAAGAACCCTGTTTATTAACAGGTACTtctaaaaatgttcttttttgaACCCTTGTGTATTCACTCGTTTTCACTGGGCGTGACTCCATTCCCATTATGTACACTGAGCTGGTATTTCATGCCCAAGAGAGCATTATCTGCTTTTATCTATAAACTTCAAAGCTTCCTTTCAAGCTTTATGTGGTGTTTGTAGTAGTTGTGAGGTgtaagttttgctttgttttgttattttatcttGCCAAATCTTGCATCATTTAGTCTTCTGTGATTTCTTCACTTCCTGCAATCCCAGTTCTCTGGCAGGGTTGCGTGAGCAGTGTTTCATCAACAATCAGTGTAGTCTTACAAATTCTTGAAAGAACTGTTGAAAGACAGAAGGTTGATACTTGCTTTATGGAAGATGCACTGTTCTTCATTCCATGTACTATCAAACAAGAAGAAACTTCCTAGAGGAGTGATCTTCCAAAGAAGAAGACAAGAAACAAGACACCCTACATTCCCTGGTTATTCAGAATGGGGAGCCATGAAGGCATGATTTATATAATGAGGGGCCATACAGAAGATTTTTCTGTGAtcatcttaaaaaacaaaacagaacagcacacagcaaaccaacccctgcaaaaaaaaaaaaacaacccaaacttAAAAGGACAATCTAACACGGTGCGTTAAACCCAGTGCTGCAGATATTGCAAAGCTCGCACAGGCCTTCTTGCTAAAATCTGCCATGTCAAAATTGCGGTTACTGCTGATGAGACATGTTGTACATCAATATTCCTGCAAATTGTGGGGTGTCCTAGGGTAACCGTAGccatttttcttgcagtgtAAGTCTTAGGAGCACTGTATGGATAGATACAGAAGGTAAAGAGGGATGTTTGTATGTCTGGCCAGTGCCGGGTTCTGTCTCACTTTGAATTAATTTGTTATGAAACCTATTTAGGCATTAAAGGAAATCAAGAACCAGAAGCTAAAGGAACGTTCCTTAGCTCGTAAAGACAAAATCTCTGAGGAGTTTTAATGTAGAAGCAAAGCTTAATGAGAACAAACACTGCTAAGAATACTATTATGGTTTCCCTTTAAATTCCAGACAAGTAGTTTGGAAAACATCTTAACTCTTTAGGATACTGCTTCACATCACCTCTATTTTATATTCAAGctgcattaaattaaaaaaaaggtaaaagataCTGTAAGGCAAGATgtaaatttgatatttttttttgtttacttttagctTGTAATGGACTTTAGTATGTATCTAGAATAAAACATCTGATTAAACACACTTTATATTACTACTTTAGACCCTTCTAACttgcattttagaaaacaaaaaagttctcacctggtttttttttttcttgctgcttttccttagGTGTGCCAAAATGTCAGAAAGATCAGATATTCTTCACTTCAAGTTTGACAATTATGGGGATTCgatgttacagaaaatgaacaaattgagggaagaaaacaaattttgtgATGTCGTGGTTCATATAGATGACGTTGAAGTTCATGGGCATAAAATTGTGTTTGCTGCTGGCTCTCCCTTTTTAAGAGATCAGTTCTTACTAAATGACTCCAGAGATGTAAAAATCTCTATACTGCAGAGTTCAGAGGTGGGAAGgcagctgcttctctcctgTTACAGTGGCATTCTGGAGTTTCCCGAAATGGAACTGGTAAACTACTTGACTGCCGCAAGCTTTCTGCAGATGAGCCACATTGTTGAGCGATGTACGCAGGCCCTCTGGAAGTTTATAAAACCGAAGCAGCCATTGGAGAGCAAGGAGTGTGAACAGCAAAGTGACTCCTCTGAGCTGAAGGAACATCAAGGAGACGATGACTCTCTGCAGCAAGATTCACCTTGTATTCAGCCTTCAGAAGACAGTATGGACATGGAGGATAGCGATATTCAGATCATCAAGGTGGAGTCCATTGGGGAGGTAACAGAAGTTAGGAATAAGAAGGATCAGAACCAGTTTATTTCTTCGGAACAAACTGCACTGCATTCCTCAGAGCCTCAACACTTTCTTATCAACTCCACTGTTGAAAACAGGACAAG from Falco biarmicus isolate bFalBia1 chromosome 9, bFalBia1.pri, whole genome shotgun sequence encodes:
- the ZBTB26 gene encoding zinc finger and BTB domain-containing protein 26 isoform X2, giving the protein MSERSDILHFKFDNYGDSMLQKMNKLREENKFCDVVVHIDDVEVHGHKIVFAAGSPFLRDQFLLNDSRDVKISILQSSEVGRQLLLSCYSGILEFPEMELVNYLTAASFLQMSHIVERCTQALWKFIKPKQPLESKECEQQSDSSELKEHQGDDDSLQQDSPCIQPSEDSMDMEDSDIQIIKVESIGEVTEVRNKKDQNQFISSEQTALHSSEPQHFLINSTVENRTSEIEQNHLHNYALSYAGSDNIILASKDMFGPNNRGIDKGLQWHHQCPKCTRVFRHLENYANHLKMHKLFMCLLCGKTFTQKGDSRLRPFERLLLWAASKPSAVQLEASLCLGRWRKEQRGQVCEITQFF
- the ZBTB26 gene encoding zinc finger and BTB domain-containing protein 26 isoform X1 encodes the protein MSERSDILHFKFDNYGDSMLQKMNKLREENKFCDVVVHIDDVEVHGHKIVFAAGSPFLRDQFLLNDSRDVKISILQSSEVGRQLLLSCYSGILEFPEMELVNYLTAASFLQMSHIVERCTQALWKFIKPKQPLESKECEQQSDSSELKEHQGDDDSLQQDSPCIQPSEDSMDMEDSDIQIIKVESIGEVTEVRNKKDQNQFISSEQTALHSSEPQHFLINSTVENRTSEIEQNHLHNYALSYAGSDNIILASKDMFGPNNRGIDKGLQWHHQCPKCTRVFRHLENYANHLKMHKLFMCLLCGKTFTQKGNLHRHMRVHAGIKPFQCKICGKTFSQKCSLQDHLNLHSGDKPHKCNYCDMVFAHKPVLRKHLKQLHGKNSFDNANERNVQDITVDFDSFTCSAATDSKVCQQADASQVLDAGKLPQAVLGLRNDSTCVN